One Streptomyces sp. SAI-135 DNA segment encodes these proteins:
- a CDS encoding acyl-CoA carboxylase epsilon subunit, producing MNIKVVRGNPTPEELAAALAVVRARAAAATDTPSGAEERKAAWSDPSRIATHRLPQPGPTSWARSYWPG from the coding sequence ATGAACATCAAGGTCGTACGGGGAAACCCGACCCCGGAGGAGCTCGCCGCCGCCCTGGCGGTGGTCCGGGCCCGCGCCGCGGCGGCGACGGACACGCCGTCCGGCGCGGAGGAGCGCAAGGCCGCGTGGTCCGACCCGTCGAGAATCGCGACCCACCGCCTGCCCCAGCCGGGTCCGACGTCCTGGGCCCGTTCCTACTGGCCTGGGTGA
- a CDS encoding acyl-CoA carboxylase subunit beta, protein MSEPEEIDIHTTAGKLADLQRRIQEATHAGSERAVEKQHAKGKLTARERIDLLLDEGSFVELDEFARHRSTNFGLEKNRPYGDGVVTGYGTVDGRPVAVFSQDFTVFGGALGEVYGQKIVKVMDFALKTGCPVIGINDSGGARIQEGVASLGAYGEIFRRNTHASGVIPQISLVVGPCAGGAVYSPAITDFTVMVDQTSHMFITGPDVIKTVTGEDVGFEELGGARTHNSVSGVAHHMAGDEKDAVEYVKQLLSYLPSNNLSEPPVYPEEADLTVTDEDRELDTLVPDSANQPYDMHTVIEHILDDAEFFETQPLFAPNILTGYGRVEGHPVGIVANQPMQFAGCLDITASEKAARFVRTCDAFNIPVITFVDVPGFLPGVDQEHDGIIRRGAKLIYAYAEATVPLITVITRKAFGGAYDVMGSKHLGADINLAWPTAQIAVMGAQGAVNILHRRTIAEAEANGEDLDAVRARLIQEYEDALLNPYIAAERGYIDSVIMPSDTRRHVVRGLRQLRTKRESLPPKKHGNIPL, encoded by the coding sequence ATGTCCGAGCCGGAAGAGATCGACATCCACACCACCGCGGGCAAGCTCGCGGATCTGCAGCGCCGCATCCAGGAGGCGACGCACGCCGGCTCCGAACGTGCCGTCGAGAAGCAGCACGCCAAGGGCAAGTTGACGGCCCGTGAGCGCATCGACCTGCTCCTCGACGAAGGCTCATTCGTGGAGTTGGACGAGTTCGCCCGTCACCGCTCCACCAACTTCGGGCTCGAGAAGAACCGCCCGTACGGCGACGGCGTCGTCACCGGGTACGGCACCGTCGACGGCCGCCCCGTCGCCGTGTTCTCCCAGGACTTCACCGTGTTCGGCGGCGCCCTGGGCGAGGTCTACGGGCAGAAGATCGTCAAGGTGATGGACTTCGCGCTGAAGACCGGCTGCCCGGTCATCGGCATCAACGACTCCGGCGGCGCCCGCATCCAGGAGGGCGTGGCCTCGCTGGGCGCGTACGGCGAGATCTTCCGCCGCAACACCCACGCGAGCGGTGTCATCCCGCAGATCAGCCTGGTCGTCGGCCCCTGTGCGGGCGGCGCGGTGTACTCCCCGGCGATCACCGACTTCACGGTCATGGTCGACCAGACCTCGCACATGTTCATCACCGGGCCCGACGTCATCAAAACGGTCACCGGCGAGGACGTCGGCTTCGAGGAGCTGGGCGGCGCCCGCACCCACAACTCGGTGTCCGGCGTGGCCCACCACATGGCCGGGGACGAGAAGGACGCCGTCGAGTACGTCAAGCAGCTGCTGTCGTACCTGCCGTCCAACAACCTGTCCGAGCCGCCGGTCTACCCGGAGGAGGCGGACCTCACGGTCACCGACGAGGACCGCGAGCTGGACACCCTCGTCCCGGACAGCGCGAACCAGCCGTACGACATGCACACGGTGATCGAACACATCTTGGACGACGCCGAGTTCTTCGAGACGCAGCCGCTGTTCGCGCCGAACATCCTCACCGGCTACGGCCGCGTGGAGGGCCACCCGGTCGGCATCGTCGCCAACCAGCCGATGCAGTTCGCGGGGTGCCTCGACATCACGGCGAGCGAGAAGGCGGCCCGCTTCGTCCGCACCTGCGACGCCTTCAACATCCCGGTGATCACCTTCGTGGACGTGCCGGGCTTCCTGCCGGGCGTCGACCAGGAGCACGACGGCATCATCCGCCGCGGCGCCAAGCTCATCTACGCCTACGCCGAGGCCACGGTCCCGCTCATCACCGTCATCACCCGCAAGGCCTTCGGCGGCGCCTACGACGTCATGGGCTCCAAGCACCTCGGCGCGGACATCAACCTCGCCTGGCCGACCGCCCAGATCGCCGTCATGGGCGCCCAGGGCGCGGTCAACATCCTGCACCGCCGCACGATCGCGGAGGCCGAGGCGAACGGGGAGGACCTGGACGCGGTGCGCGCCCGGCTGATCCAGGAGTACGAGGACGCCCTCCTCAACCCCTACATCGCGGCCGAGCGCGGTTACATCGACTCCGTGATCATGCCCTCGGACACCCGCCGCCATGTGGTCAGGGGTCTGCGCCAGCTGCGCACCAAGCGCGAGTCCCTGCCTCCGAAGAAGCACGGCAACATCCCCCTCTAG
- a CDS encoding enoyl-CoA hydratase-related protein, with the protein MGEERFGEFVLVRRHEEGVAELVLDRPKAMNAVSSEMARSIAAACSALGGDQAVRVVVVTSTHERAFCVGADLKERNSLSDADLLRQRPVSRGAYTGVLELPVPAIAAVHGFALGGGFELALSCDLIVADRTAVVGLPEVSVGVIPGGGGTQLLPRRVGAARAAELIFTARRVEAEEAHRLGLVDQLVEPGEDRAEALALAGRVAGNSPVGLRAAKRALRLGQGLDLRSGLEVEDAAWRTVAFSGDRAEGVAAFNEHRAPRWPGL; encoded by the coding sequence ATGGGTGAGGAGCGGTTCGGGGAGTTCGTGCTGGTGAGGCGGCATGAGGAGGGGGTTGCCGAGTTGGTTCTGGACCGGCCCAAGGCGATGAACGCGGTCTCCTCGGAGATGGCCCGGTCGATCGCCGCCGCCTGTTCCGCACTGGGGGGTGACCAGGCGGTGCGGGTTGTCGTGGTGACCTCCACGCATGAGCGGGCCTTCTGCGTGGGGGCCGACCTGAAGGAGCGGAACTCCCTCAGCGACGCCGATCTGCTGCGGCAGCGGCCGGTGAGCCGGGGGGCGTACACGGGGGTGCTGGAGCTGCCCGTGCCGGCGATCGCCGCGGTGCACGGGTTCGCGCTGGGCGGGGGCTTCGAGCTGGCCCTGTCGTGCGACCTGATCGTGGCCGACCGTACGGCGGTGGTGGGGTTGCCGGAGGTGTCGGTGGGAGTGATCCCCGGGGGCGGCGGGACGCAGCTGCTGCCGCGGCGGGTGGGTGCGGCCCGGGCCGCCGAGCTGATCTTCACGGCGCGGCGGGTCGAGGCGGAGGAGGCGCATCGGCTGGGGCTCGTGGACCAGCTGGTGGAGCCCGGGGAGGACCGGGCGGAGGCGCTGGCCCTGGCCGGGCGGGTGGCCGGGAACTCGCCCGTGGGGCTGCGGGCGGCCAAGCGTGCGCTGCGGCTCGGGCAGGGGCTGGACCTGCGGTCCGGGCTGGAGGTGGAGGACGCGGCGTGGCGGACGGTGGCGTTCTCCGGGGACCGCGCGGAGGGCGTGGCGGCCTTCAACGAACACCGAGCGCCTCGGTGGCCTGGCCTGTAG
- the hutH gene encoding histidine ammonia-lyase, producing the protein MHTVVVGTSGVTASDVLAVARDGARVELSEEAVAALAAARAIVDALAAKPEPVYGVSTGFGALATRHISQELRAQLQRNIVRSHAAGMGPRVEREVVRALMFLRLKTVCSGHTGVRPEVAQTMADVLNAGITPVVHEYGSLGCSGDLAPLSHCALTLMGEGDAEGPDGVVRPAGELLAEHGIAPVALREKEGLALLNGTDGMLGMLVMALADLDMLYKSADITAALSLEALLGTDKVLAPELHAIRPHPGQGDSAANMLAVLEGSELTGHHQDDAPRVQDAYSVRCAPQVAGAGRDTLAHARLVAERELASAVDNPVVLPDGRVESNGNFHGAPVAYVLDFLAIAVADLASIAERRTDRLLDKNRSHGLPPFLADDAGVDSGLMIAQYTQAALVSELKRLAVPASADSIPSSAMQEDHVSMGWSAARKLRTAVGNLARVLAVELYAASRAVELREGLNPAPATQAAITAVRKAGVEGPGPDRFLAPDLAAAEAFVREGRLVSAVEAVTGPLR; encoded by the coding sequence ATGCACACTGTGGTGGTGGGGACGTCCGGGGTCACCGCGTCCGACGTCCTCGCCGTGGCGCGGGACGGTGCCCGTGTCGAGCTCTCCGAGGAGGCGGTCGCCGCCCTCGCCGCGGCCCGCGCGATCGTGGACGCCCTCGCGGCCAAGCCCGAACCCGTCTACGGCGTCAGCACCGGCTTCGGCGCCCTCGCGACCCGGCACATCAGCCAGGAGCTCCGGGCCCAGTTGCAGCGCAACATCGTCCGCTCGCACGCCGCCGGAATGGGACCGCGCGTCGAACGGGAGGTCGTACGGGCTCTGATGTTCCTGAGGCTCAAGACCGTCTGCTCGGGACACACCGGAGTGCGGCCGGAGGTCGCGCAGACCATGGCCGACGTGCTCAACGCCGGGATCACCCCGGTCGTCCACGAGTACGGTTCGCTCGGCTGCTCCGGAGACCTCGCGCCGCTGTCCCACTGCGCCCTCACGCTCATGGGGGAGGGGGACGCCGAGGGCCCGGACGGGGTCGTGCGGCCCGCCGGGGAGCTGCTCGCCGAGCACGGGATCGCGCCCGTCGCACTGCGCGAGAAGGAGGGCCTCGCCCTTCTCAACGGCACCGATGGCATGCTCGGGATGCTGGTCATGGCACTCGCCGACCTGGACATGCTCTACAAGTCCGCCGACATCACCGCCGCGTTGAGCCTGGAGGCGCTGCTCGGCACCGACAAGGTGCTCGCTCCCGAGCTGCACGCCATCCGGCCGCATCCGGGGCAGGGGGACTCCGCCGCCAACATGCTGGCCGTGCTGGAGGGTTCGGAGCTCACGGGGCATCATCAGGACGACGCGCCCCGGGTCCAGGACGCCTACTCCGTGCGCTGCGCGCCGCAGGTCGCCGGGGCCGGGCGGGACACGCTGGCCCACGCCCGGCTGGTGGCGGAGCGGGAGTTGGCCTCCGCGGTCGACAACCCCGTGGTGCTTCCGGACGGGCGCGTCGAGTCCAACGGCAACTTCCACGGCGCGCCGGTCGCTTACGTCCTCGACTTCCTCGCCATCGCCGTCGCCGACCTCGCGTCGATCGCCGAGCGGCGCACGGACCGGCTGCTCGACAAGAACCGGTCCCACGGGCTGCCGCCGTTCCTCGCCGACGACGCCGGCGTCGACTCCGGGCTGATGATCGCCCAGTACACCCAGGCAGCACTGGTCAGCGAGTTGAAGCGGCTGGCCGTCCCCGCCTCCGCGGACTCGATCCCCTCGTCCGCGATGCAGGAGGACCACGTCTCGATGGGGTGGTCGGCCGCGCGCAAGCTGCGCACCGCCGTCGGCAACCTCGCCCGCGTGCTCGCCGTCGAGCTCTACGCCGCCTCACGCGCCGTCGAACTGCGCGAGGGCCTGAACCCGGCGCCGGCGACGCAGGCCGCCATCACCGCCGTACGCAAGGCGGGTGTCGAGGGGCCCGGGCCCGACCGGTTCCTGGCGCCGGACCTCGCCGCGGCCGAGGCGTTCGTGCGCGAGGGGCGTCTGGTGTCGGCGGTGGAGGCCGTCACCGGCCCCCTGCGGTAG
- a CDS encoding biotin--[acetyl-CoA-carboxylase] ligase, whose protein sequence is MTPRDVSGDDSRWSDLDRPPLNAAALRRGLVREGGLWSGIEVVAGTGSTNSDLVARTVAGKAAEGAVLVAEEQTAGRGRLDRQWSAPPRSGLFFSVLLTPADVPVARWGWLPLLTGVAVATGLSRSAGVDTALKWPNDLLVTVGGEERKAGGILAERAGEDGVVMGVGINVTLREDELPVPTAGSLALAGAVSTDRDPLLRAVLRSLEEWYERWRAAAGDPTVSGLQETYAAGCATLGRRVRAELPGDRSLVGEAVAVDGDGRLVIATEEGVQEPVGAGDIVHLRPA, encoded by the coding sequence ATGACGCCGCGAGATGTTTCAGGAGACGACAGCCGTTGGTCGGACCTCGACCGGCCGCCCCTCAACGCCGCCGCGCTGCGCCGCGGGCTGGTGCGGGAGGGCGGGCTGTGGTCCGGGATCGAGGTGGTGGCCGGCACCGGCTCCACCAACTCCGACCTGGTCGCCCGCACCGTCGCGGGCAAGGCGGCCGAGGGCGCGGTCCTCGTCGCCGAGGAACAGACGGCGGGCCGGGGCCGGCTGGACCGCCAGTGGTCCGCGCCGCCCCGCTCGGGACTCTTCTTCTCCGTCCTGCTGACCCCGGCCGACGTGCCGGTGGCGCGCTGGGGCTGGCTCCCGCTGCTCACCGGGGTCGCGGTGGCGACCGGCCTGTCGCGCTCCGCGGGTGTGGACACGGCCCTCAAGTGGCCCAACGACCTCCTGGTGACCGTGGGCGGCGAGGAACGCAAGGCCGGCGGGATCCTCGCCGAACGGGCGGGCGAGGACGGCGTCGTCATGGGCGTCGGCATCAACGTCACCCTCAGGGAGGACGAGCTGCCCGTCCCCACCGCGGGTTCCCTGGCGCTGGCCGGAGCGGTGAGCACGGACCGGGACCCCCTGCTGCGGGCCGTCCTGCGCTCCCTCGAGGAGTGGTACGAGCGGTGGCGGGCGGCGGCGGGGGACCCGACGGTGAGCGGTTTGCAGGAGACGTATGCGGCGGGGTGCGCGACGCTGGGGAGACGGGTACGGGCCGAGCTGCCCGGGGACCGCTCCCTGGTCGGTGAGGCGGTGGCGGTGGACGGCGACGGCCGCCTGGTGATCGCGACGGAGGAAGGGGTACAGGAGCCGGTGGGCGCCGGAGACATCGTGCATCTGCGACCGGCGTGA
- a CDS encoding GGDEF domain-containing protein, which produces MGEDIRLAAVVALAQGMAAAHGSREAWRAAAAGACRALGGSFAALSVWERELGRLRVLVNVGDRAAGEEEFPENEAYPVHQFPEITEFLHERWAGGGEPNAWVETAEGPAAGGRPGYVHQRVAALRRRGRGSCVVAPIVLNGRAWGELYVARPTGAPVFGREDADFATVLAAVVAAGIAQAERLEEARRLAFTDALTGLANRRAVDARLDEAVDRHKRDGVVVSLVVCDLNGLKRVNDTRGHAVGDRLLERFGSVLSLCGAMLPGALAARLGGDEFCLLAVGPPADDVVRAAGELCRRAAELELGEGVACGVASTADPIGPVRSARRLFRLADAAQYRAKAERAERPVVAGRGGPDDPVVRLADAAPSGQTPERRTFRGRRP; this is translated from the coding sequence ATGGGTGAGGACATCCGGCTGGCCGCGGTCGTCGCGTTGGCTCAGGGCATGGCGGCGGCCCACGGCTCGCGGGAGGCGTGGCGGGCCGCCGCCGCCGGGGCCTGCCGCGCCCTCGGCGGGAGCTTCGCCGCGTTGTCCGTGTGGGAGCGGGAGCTGGGACGGCTCAGGGTGCTGGTGAACGTGGGGGACCGGGCCGCGGGCGAGGAGGAGTTCCCCGAGAACGAGGCCTACCCCGTGCACCAGTTCCCGGAGATCACCGAGTTCCTGCACGAGCGGTGGGCCGGGGGCGGTGAGCCCAACGCGTGGGTGGAGACGGCGGAGGGCCCGGCGGCCGGGGGACGGCCCGGCTATGTGCACCAGCGAGTCGCCGCGCTCCGCAGGAGGGGCCGGGGCAGCTGCGTGGTCGCCCCGATCGTGCTGAACGGGCGGGCCTGGGGCGAGCTGTATGTCGCCCGGCCCACCGGTGCCCCCGTCTTCGGACGGGAGGACGCCGACTTCGCCACCGTACTGGCCGCCGTCGTCGCCGCCGGAATCGCCCAGGCGGAACGGCTGGAGGAGGCGAGACGGCTGGCGTTCACGGACGCGCTGACCGGGCTCGCCAACCGCCGTGCCGTGGACGCGCGGCTCGACGAGGCCGTCGACCGGCACAAGCGGGACGGGGTCGTCGTCAGCCTCGTGGTGTGCGATCTCAACGGGCTGAAGCGGGTCAACGACACCCGTGGGCACGCCGTGGGCGACCGGCTGCTGGAACGTTTCGGGTCGGTGCTGTCGCTGTGCGGGGCCATGCTGCCGGGGGCCCTGGCCGCGCGGCTCGGAGGGGACGAGTTCTGTCTGCTGGCCGTCGGTCCCCCCGCCGACGACGTGGTCAGGGCCGCCGGTGAACTGTGCAGGAGGGCCGCGGAGTTGGAGCTGGGGGAAGGGGTGGCCTGCGGGGTCGCCTCCACCGCGGACCCCATCGGGCCCGTCCGCTCGGCCCGGCGGCTCTTCCGGCTGGCCGACGCCGCGCAGTACCGGGCCAAGGCCGAGCGTGCCGAACGGCCCGTCGTCGCGGGGCGCGGCGGCCCCGACGACCCCGTCGTACGGCTGGCCGACGCGGCGCCCTCCGGGCAGACCCCCGAGCGGCGGACCTTCCGGGGGCGCAGGCCCTGA
- a CDS encoding adenylate/guanylate cyclase domain-containing protein, translating into MTADDTGSGADAIPHPLAVRLEQLILGAERRYTPFQAARTAGVSMELATRFWRAMGFADVGQAKAFTEADVLALRRLAGLVEAGLLSEAMAVQVARSTGQTTARLAEWQIDSFLEGLTEPPEPGMTRTEVTYPIIELLLPELEEFLVYVWRRQLAASAGRVVQAADDEEMVDRRLCVGFADLVGFTRLTRRMEEEELGELVEAFETTAADLVAARGGRLIKTLGDEVLYAADDAAVAAEIALRLIETMANDETMPELRVGIAFGTVTTRMGDVFGTTVNLASRLTSIAPRDAVLVDSAFAEELIRHGEAPASEAEAAEAAATAEKEGEEPPTYRFALQPMWQRPVRGLGVVEPWLLTRRDMPPA; encoded by the coding sequence GTGACCGCAGACGACACGGGCTCCGGCGCGGACGCGATCCCGCACCCGCTCGCCGTGCGTCTCGAACAGCTCATCCTCGGCGCCGAGCGGCGCTACACCCCCTTTCAGGCGGCCCGCACCGCCGGCGTCTCCATGGAGCTGGCCACCCGCTTCTGGCGGGCGATGGGCTTCGCCGACGTCGGCCAGGCCAAGGCGTTCACCGAGGCGGACGTCCTCGCGCTGCGCCGGCTCGCCGGTCTCGTCGAGGCGGGGCTGCTGAGCGAGGCCATGGCCGTACAGGTGGCGCGGTCCACCGGGCAGACCACCGCCCGGCTCGCCGAGTGGCAGATCGACTCCTTCCTGGAGGGCCTGACCGAGCCCCCGGAGCCGGGCATGACCCGCACCGAGGTGACGTACCCGATCATCGAACTGCTCCTGCCCGAGCTGGAGGAGTTCCTCGTCTACGTCTGGCGCCGCCAGCTCGCCGCCTCGGCGGGCCGGGTCGTGCAGGCCGCCGACGACGAGGAGATGGTCGACCGGCGGCTGTGCGTGGGCTTCGCCGACCTCGTCGGGTTCACGCGGCTGACCCGCCGGATGGAGGAGGAGGAGCTCGGCGAACTCGTCGAGGCCTTCGAGACCACAGCCGCGGACCTGGTGGCCGCGCGGGGCGGTCGGCTCATCAAGACCCTCGGCGACGAGGTGCTGTACGCGGCCGACGACGCCGCCGTGGCCGCCGAGATCGCGCTGCGGCTCATCGAGACCATGGCCAACGACGAGACCATGCCCGAGCTGCGCGTCGGCATCGCCTTCGGCACGGTGACCACCCGTATGGGCGATGTCTTCGGCACGACGGTGAACCTCGCCTCCCGGCTGACCTCGATAGCTCCCCGCGACGCCGTCCTCGTCGACAGCGCGTTCGCCGAGGAGCTGATCCGCCACGGCGAGGCGCCCGCCTCGGAGGCCGAGGCGGCCGAGGCCGCGGCCACCGCCGAGAAGGAGGGCGAGGAGCCGCCGACGTACCGCTTCGCGCTCCAGCCGATGTGGCAGCGGCCGGTCCGCGGACTCGGCGTCGTCGAGCCCTGGCTGCTGACCCGCAGGGACATGCCCCCCGCCTAG
- a CDS encoding nucleoside triphosphate pyrophosphatase: protein MTDQPRRRLVLASQSPARLGLLRQAGLTPEVLVSGVDEDAVTAPTPAELALALAEAKASVVAAKPEVKGALVIGCDSVLDLDGEALGKPADAEEATARWKSMRGRAGTLQTGHCVYDTTSGRYVSAVASTVVRFGEPTDEEIAAYVASGEPLYVAGAFTLDGRSAPFIEGIDGDHGNVIGLSLPLLRRLLADLGVGITELWTPTKA, encoded by the coding sequence ATGACCGATCAGCCGCGCCGCCGACTCGTGCTCGCCTCCCAGTCCCCCGCCCGGCTGGGCCTGCTGCGACAGGCCGGCCTCACTCCCGAGGTGCTCGTGAGCGGGGTCGACGAGGACGCCGTCACCGCCCCCACCCCCGCCGAACTGGCCCTCGCCCTCGCCGAGGCCAAGGCCTCCGTGGTGGCCGCGAAGCCCGAGGTCAAGGGTGCGCTGGTGATCGGCTGCGACTCGGTGCTCGACCTGGACGGCGAGGCCCTCGGCAAGCCGGCCGACGCCGAGGAGGCGACGGCCCGCTGGAAGTCCATGCGCGGCCGCGCGGGCACCCTGCAGACCGGCCACTGCGTCTACGACACGACGAGCGGCCGGTACGTCTCGGCGGTCGCCTCCACCGTCGTCCGCTTCGGCGAGCCGACCGACGAGGAGATCGCCGCGTACGTCGCCTCCGGCGAACCCCTCTACGTCGCCGGGGCGTTCACCCTGGACGGCCGCTCGGCCCCGTTCATCGAGGGCATCGACGGCGACCACGGCAACGTGATCGGCCTCAGCCTGCCCCTGCTGCGCCGCCTGCTGGCCGACCTGGGCGTAGGCATCACAGAGCTCTGGACCCCGACGAAGGCGTAA
- a CDS encoding biotin carboxylase N-terminal domain-containing protein, translating to MRKVLIANRGEIAVRVARACRDAGIASVAVYADPDRDALHVRAADEAFALGGDTPATSYLDIEKVLGAARESGADAIHPGYGFLSENAEFAQAVLDAGLIWIGPPPQAIRDLGDKVAARHIAQRAGAPLVAGTADPVSGADEVVAFAEEHGLPIAIKAAFGGGGRGLKVARTLEEVPELYDSAVREAVAAFGRGECFVERYLDRPRHVETQCLADKHGNVVVVSTRDCSLQRRHQKLVEEAPAPFLSDEQVAELYRASKAILKEAHYEGAGTCEFLVGQDGTISFLEVNTRLQVEHPVTEEVAGIDLVREMFRIADGEELGYGDPELRGHSFEFRINGEDPGRNFLPAPGTVTKFEAPSGPGVRLDAGVEAGSVIGPAWDSLLAKLIVTGATREQALQRAARALEEFQVEGMATAIPFHRVVVKDPAFAPELTGSSDPFTVHTRWIETEFVNDIKPFAAPADTEAEDDADRETIVVEVGGKRLEVSLPSSLGMSLARTGLAAGAKPKRRAAKKSGPVASGDTLASPMQGTIVKIAVEEGQEVKEGDLVVVLEAMKMEQPLNAHRSGTIKGLTAEVGASITSGAAICEIKD from the coding sequence GTGCGCAAGGTGCTCATCGCCAACCGTGGCGAAATCGCTGTCCGCGTTGCCCGGGCCTGCCGGGATGCCGGTATCGCGAGCGTGGCCGTGTACGCCGACCCGGACCGGGACGCTCTGCATGTCCGCGCCGCGGATGAGGCGTTCGCCCTGGGCGGTGACACCCCGGCCACCAGCTATCTGGACATCGAGAAGGTCCTGGGCGCCGCGCGCGAGTCGGGCGCGGACGCCATCCACCCCGGCTACGGCTTCCTGTCCGAGAACGCCGAGTTCGCGCAGGCGGTCCTGGACGCGGGCCTCATCTGGATCGGCCCGCCCCCGCAGGCCATCCGCGACCTGGGCGACAAGGTCGCCGCGCGGCACATCGCCCAGCGCGCCGGCGCCCCGCTGGTCGCCGGCACCGCCGACCCGGTCTCCGGCGCCGACGAGGTCGTGGCCTTCGCCGAGGAGCACGGCCTGCCCATCGCCATCAAGGCCGCCTTCGGCGGTGGCGGCCGCGGTCTGAAGGTCGCCCGCACCCTCGAAGAGGTCCCGGAGCTCTACGACTCCGCGGTCCGCGAGGCCGTGGCCGCGTTCGGGCGCGGCGAGTGCTTCGTCGAGCGCTACCTGGACCGCCCCCGGCACGTGGAGACCCAGTGCCTGGCCGACAAGCACGGCAACGTGGTCGTCGTCTCCACCCGTGACTGCTCCCTCCAGCGCCGCCACCAGAAGCTGGTCGAGGAGGCGCCCGCGCCGTTCCTGTCCGACGAGCAGGTCGCCGAGCTGTACCGCGCCTCCAAGGCCATCCTGAAGGAGGCCCACTACGAGGGTGCCGGCACCTGCGAGTTCCTGGTCGGCCAGGACGGCACGATCTCCTTCCTGGAGGTCAACACCCGCCTCCAGGTCGAGCACCCGGTCACCGAGGAGGTCGCCGGCATCGACCTGGTGCGCGAGATGTTCCGCATCGCCGACGGCGAGGAACTGGGCTACGGCGACCCCGAACTGCGCGGCCACTCCTTCGAGTTCCGCATCAACGGCGAGGACCCGGGCCGTAACTTCCTCCCGGCCCCCGGCACGGTCACCAAGTTCGAGGCCCCCTCCGGTCCGGGTGTGCGCCTGGACGCCGGCGTCGAGGCCGGCAGCGTCATCGGCCCCGCCTGGGACTCCCTCCTCGCGAAGCTGATCGTCACCGGCGCCACCCGTGAGCAGGCCCTCCAGCGCGCGGCCCGCGCCCTGGAGGAGTTCCAGGTCGAGGGCATGGCCACCGCCATCCCCTTCCACCGCGTGGTGGTCAAGGACCCGGCGTTCGCCCCTGAGCTGACCGGCTCCAGCGACCCGTTCACGGTCCACACCCGCTGGATCGAGACCGAGTTCGTCAACGACATCAAGCCCTTCGCGGCCCCGGCCGACACCGAGGCCGAGGACGACGCGGACCGCGAGACGATCGTCGTCGAGGTGGGTGGCAAGCGCCTGGAGGTCTCCCTGCCCTCCTCGCTGGGCATGTCGCTGGCCCGCACCGGCCTCGCCGCGGGCGCCAAGCCCAAGCGCCGTGCGGCCAAGAAGTCCGGCCCCGTCGCCTCCGGTGACACCCTCGCCTCCCCGATGCAGGGCACGATCGTCAAGATCGCCGTCGAGGAGGGCCAGGAGGTCAAGGAGGGCGACCTCGTCGTCGTACTCGAGGCGATGAAGATGGAGCAGCCGCTCAACGCGCACCGGTCCGGCACCATCAAGGGCCTGACGGCGGAGGTCGGCGCGTCGATCACCTCGGGCGCGGCGATCTGCGAGATCAAGGACTGA